A single Aspergillus chevalieri M1 DNA, chromosome 3, nearly complete sequence DNA region contains:
- the RIM15 gene encoding protein kinase RIM15 (COG:T;~EggNog:ENOG410QED5;~InterPro:IPR000014,IPR008271,IPR001789,IPR035965, IPR000961,IPR011006,IPR000719,IPR011009;~PFAM:PF00072,PF07714,PF00069;~go_function: GO:0004672 - protein kinase activity [Evidence IEA];~go_function: GO:0004674 - protein serine/threonine kinase activity [Evidence IEA];~go_function: GO:0005524 - ATP binding [Evidence IEA];~go_process: GO:0000160 - phosphorelay signal transduction system [Evidence IEA];~go_process: GO:0006468 - protein phosphorylation [Evidence IEA]) encodes MAGNGTPNSQFLAPPAVTALRQEARSIDPKFPPMSRSISENMREEREDLKEAAEQTLNVIVDLDLDGRIKWVSPSWKQVVGTAPESVEGRMIADFLLGNKDVFQDAIESLKVDDSRSRFIRFAVPMGPDSLLRYTPESRPLEEGQTGASEGGEVPEKTEEEYPHGILDMEAQGIMVFDRTTDGSSHVGHVMWMLRPFTQPREVTIDLPPLLVESLGVGAEVLAHYLTTLAEAAANEPDPSKHPAPEPVLCRICERQITPWWFEKHSDLCLQEHRSEMDVQIAQENLNEHRHAIVRVLDALEAQQSRPLTGDGNSIPPTLAPTIPPAAVVTPQAEYKGLPIGPSPASSAPSSGLTSGSSSAPATPPQSREHSMSSAGHTRGRSFAVRRPLARIVELVLDLCDTAMEINMPIIKETRTDTPDDFRTLSPQSESRISQVIQWQSPSTNTLEQEQGLAALSMDTEQVCKAKVDAVIRHRKIVEYAERIRIEYTVLVEECIAAALSKAERIAAGQLSDSSCSEDEAPPQQEEEEREPPLELISKPNPEPPAMPSPRHPTTSALTESIRNAPDTFQVPPPEGRTSSAAVSTGPNSPMECPTPRSHKSVAGLSTSQTSRRGLSLTDTDAGEMSDSSALSSAIPGAMRTESPSSDRSLERKRKSLVLPGLANSPKRQPSPGRSAGPRSPLRMPKPRMSSGAESLPSPMASPSTNASEIAVHHAHHLHHHTHHHRRQSSTASSDVAKPPVSPRMTQHQPRPAPPSIKDFEIIKPISKGAFGSVYLSKKKTTGEYFAIKVLKKADMIAKNQTTNVKAERAIMMWQGESDFVAKLYWTFSSKDYLYLVMEYLNGGDCASLVKVLGGLPEDWAKKYIAEVVLGVEHLHGRGIVHRDLKPDNLLIDQTGHLKLTDFGLSRMGLVGRQKRLLKTLNENEPSPDPLRQESFPRATSMTSSRSASFDFQGGNSPGSTPLITPNDAASSMTQPSYFSLSQGGLSRQGSRRESGYRSDSVGSDNLHNIFRGFSLNESGEVISPAPLPGRFSSNLTEDEGQSEASDSPYLHPLQPTASNQTSYGTPPQQSMMPPLMALFDPEDQNRRFVGTPDYLAPETINGLGQDEMSDWWSLGCIMFEFLFGYPPFNAATPDEVFDNILHRRINWPEELNELATPESIDLVNKLMTLNPRERLGANVDEKFPNGGSEIRSHPWFSDVNWDTLLEDKAQFVPNVENPEDTDYFDARGATDQQPFADEQDDGASPQQPLTTGPYPDRPHDALSKVRTQVNSTKRPLMPLSIPPHVRDSRDSRGRRLSEPVAGDDFGTFSYRNLPMLEKANKDQIKKLALQAQQRQSTSGAPGQPQSEGPTPPPTQQQQPQQQPQQPIPAQQPQATPQSPSATATATAPSLEGSPLPMQLQRTMSQNKGNRPSSPSNMSQANSSPSRPSQPSSPLFVQFSTGQNNHERRKTSGSSSANSQQSSGTFATGSAMPSTGSSPIKSGRMGTHSPDKTPSAPPRQNRVSTRARSQTVGSQDGSELSSSLAKESYVAGHTKRRSQLFDASPSSSDNENPHKALLKVQRRRQSSRRLSQINLLDGPFFRPLDVLICEDHPVSRIVMERLFEKLRCRTITARNGAEATSYALSEVQFDIIMTEYKLPQLNGADFARMVRETRSANRHTPIIAVTGYLKDLPETHHFDSLIEKPPTLPKLTEALCQFCQWKPPPKDYNPSQPLSLPTVPPRHLAHYREDSPSSTTSSGFAHVPPSSYQGSSREDSISSYGDTESVKTDDVPVIISRQADEWTQTQGGLGISDDASTDPQSPSHTAPVPHLLHSTSAPGVMSGSGTVTPRKQRSSESIQAKRKSLENKRYECAESGDDEDEELGNTPSRTRSPQGRGNRPGSKLGIEMMRTNSRGSVVSGSEELLQKERESLRRSQSRGSDEVCEIDEEPFDEEKELESELNQLRISEDGEVSPRHSPSPEARSRRQSLSEQSTEIDSLTQRSRSGTLINRQGQITPPIVFEQDEDDLNASMAVPDTPIIKTTEAPEAESEMEGLSQTPDSDATPRPLHTPTLNPDPVTPRKP; translated from the exons ATGGCGGGCAATGGCACACCGAATTCCCAGTTCCTTGCTCCTCCGGCCGTTACTGCCTTGCGGCAGGAGGCCCGGAGTATTGACCCGAAATTCCCACCAATGAGCCGTTCGATCAGCGAAAATATGCGGGAAGAGCGTGAAGATTTGAAGGAGGCGGCGGAGCAGACTTTGAATGTTATTGTCGACTTGGATCTCGATGGTCGGATCAAATGGGTCAGTCCATCATGGAAACAGGTCGTGGGGACCGCTCCCGAGTCCGTTGAAGGCCGCATGATCGCGGATTTTCTGCTCGGGAATAAAGATGTGTTTCAGGATGCCATTGAATCCTTGAAGGTGGATGATTCGCGCAGCCGTTTCATTCGCTTTGCGGTGCCAATGGGTCCCGACTCCCTTCTGAGGTATACCCCAGAGTCACGGCCGTTAGAGGAAGGACAGACGGGGGCTagtgaaggaggagaagtcCCGGAGAAAACCGAGGAAGAGTATCCCCATGGCATTCTTGACATGGAGGCGCAAGGTATTATGGTCTTCGATCGTACAACTGATGGATCCAGCCATGTGGGCCAT GTTATGTGGATGTTGCGACCCTTCACTCAGCCGAGAGAAGTGACAATCGACCTCCCCCCGCTCTTGGTGGAGTCCTTGGGTGTTGGTGCAGAAGTGTTGGCACACTACTTGACGACCCTCGCGGAGGCAGCGGCGAATGAACCCGATCCCTCCAAACATCCAGCACCGGAACCCGTCTTATGCCGCATCTGTGAACGTCAAATCACGCCTTGGTGGTTTGAGAAGCACTCGGATCTTTGTTTGCAAGAGCATCGGTCCGAGATGGATGTCCAAATCGCTCAGGAGAACCTTAATGAGCATCGCCATGCTATCGTCAGAGTGCTGGATGCGCTTGAAGCCCAACAGAGTCGGCCTTTGACTGGCGACGGCAACTCAATTCCTCCAACCCTTGCTCCTACCATTCCTCCCGCTGCCGTCGTAACTCCCCAAGCAGAGTACAAGGGCCTGCCTATTGGACCTTCGCCGGCGAGTTCCGCGCCGTCGTCAGGACTCACGTCCGGTTCCAGTTCCGCTCCTGCGACACCTCCCCAGTCAAGAGAACATTCTATGTCGAGTGCGGGGCATACTCGGGGCCGCTCATTCGCTGTGCGACGGCCACTGGCCCGTATCGTGGAGCTCGTCCTTGATTTGTGTGACACGGCCATGGAGATCAACATGCCAATCATCAAAGAAACCCGTACCGATACCCCGGACGACTTTCGAACCCTGTCGCCCCAGTCCGAGTCGCGTATTTCTCAAGTTATCCAGTGGCAGTCTCCGAGTACCAACACCTTGGAACAAGAGCAGGGCTTGGCGGCTTTGTCGATGGACACAGAGCAGGTCTGCAAAGCCAAGGTGGATGCGGTTATTCGCCACCGCAAAATTGTCGAATATGCTGAGCGAATCCGCATTGAATACACAGTCCTGGTCGAGGAATGCATCGCAGCAGCCCTCAGCAAGGCCGAGCGCATTGCTGCCGGTCAACTGAGCGATTCTTCCTGTTCAGAAGATGAAGCTCCTCCGCaacaggaagaggaggagagggaacCCCCTCTTGAGCTGATATCAAAGCCTAACCCAGAACCACCTGCCATGCCATCACCCCGTCATCCCACGACATCAGCGTTGACGGAGTCTATTCGCAATGCGCCTGATACGTTCCAGGTGCCACCACCAGAGGGGAGGACATCATCTGCTGCTGTGTCTACCGGCCCGAACAGTCCGATGGAGTGTCCCACGCCACGTTCACACAAGAGTGTGGCTGGTCTGAGTACCTCGCAAACGTCTCGACGTGGCCTTTCGCTGACCGACACCGATGCTGGCGAGATGAGTGATAGTAGCGCTTTGTCATCGGCTATTCCAGGAGCTATGCGAACCGAGTCCCCGTCGTCCGATCGAAGCCTTGAACGCAAACGCAAGAGCTTGGTGCTCCCGGGCCTTGCTAACTCCCCCAAGCGGCAACCGTCTCCTGGCAGGAGTGCTGGGCCTCGTTCTCCGTTGCGGATGCCCAAGCCACGTATGTCGAGTGGCGCTGAAAGCCTACCGTCTCCCATGGCCTCGCCATCTACGAATGCAAGTGAAATTGCAGTTCATCATGCCCACCATCTTCATCACCATACCCACCATCACCGGCGCCAATCGTCCACGGCGTCTTCAGATGTCGCGAAGCCGCCTGTCTCGCCCCGGATGACCCAGCATCAGCCGCGTCCTGCTCCTCCGTCGATTAAGGATTTTGAGATCATCAAACCTATCAGCAAAGGCGCTTTTGGCAGCGTGTACCTGtccaaaaagaaaacgacCGGCGAATACTTTGCCATCAAAGTACTTAAAAAGGCCGATATGATTGCCAAGAACCAGACCACCAATGTCAAGGCTGAACGGGCGATCATGATGTGGCAAGGGGAGAGTGACTTTGTTGCAAAACTTTACTGGACTTTCTCCAGCAAAGACTACCTCTATCTCGTAATGGAGTACCTCAACGGGGGTGATTGTGCTTCTCTTGTGAAGGTCTTGGGGGGTCTTCCCGAAGACTGGGCAAAGAAATACATCGCTGAAGTGGTTCTGGGGGTTGAACACCTGCATGGAAGAGGAATAGTCCACCGTGACCTCAAACCAGACAATCTACTTATCGACCAGACTGGCCACCTCAAACTGACCGACTTTGGATTGTCTCGTATGGGTCTCGTTGGTCGTCAAAAACGTCTTTTGAAGACCCTGAATGAGAATGAGCCATCACCCGATCCTCTTAGACAAGAATCCTTCCCTCGTGCGACCTCGATGACTTCGTCGCGGTCTGCGTCGTTCGATTTCCAAGGTGGTAATTCGCCAGGTTCCACGCCCTTGATCACCCCCAACGATGCCGCGAGTAGCATGACCCAGCCGTCATACTTCAGTCTTAGCCAGGGTGGTCTCAGTCGACAAGGCTCGCGACGAGAGTCTGGCTATCGCAGTGACAGTGTAGGAAGCGACAACCTGCATAATATCTTTCGAGGGTTTTCTCTCAATGAGAGCGGCGAAGTTATTAGCCCAGCCCCGTTGCCGGGTCGATTCTCTAGCAATCTGACGGAGGACGAGGGCCAAAGTGAAGCTAGTGACTCTCCATATCTGCATCCCTTGCAGCCAACTGCCAGCAACCAGACGTCTTATGGCACACCACCACAGCAGTCGATGATGCCGCCACTCATGGCGCTCTTTGATCCGGAGGACCAGAACAGACGTTTCGTGGGTACTCCTGACTATCTTGCACCGGAAACTATCAATGGACTTGGTCAGGATGAGATGAGTGATTGGTGGTCGTTGGGATGTATCATGTTTGAATTCCTTTTTGGATACCCACCGTTCAACGCTGCCACTCCGGATGAAGTATTCGACAATATCCTTCACCGACGAATCAACTGGCCCGAAGAGCTCAATGAATTAGCAACCCCTGAGTCTATCGATCTAGTGAATAAGCTCATGACGCTCAATCCTCGAGAGCGACTTGGCGCCAATGTCGATGAGAAGTTCCCGAACGGTGGATCCGAGATTCGCAGTCATCCTTGGTTCTCTGATGTGAATTGGGATACTCTTCTGGAAGATAAAGCTCAATTTGTCCCCAACGTCGAAAATCCCGAAGACACGGACTATTTTGATGCGCGTGGGGCGACAGACCAACAACCGTTCGCGGACGAGCAAGACGATGGAGCTTCGCCGCAACAACCGCTGACTACCGGACCCTATCCAGATCGCCCGCATGATGCACTTTCCAAGGTTCGTACCCAGGTCAATTCGACGAAACGGCCCTTGATGCCTTTGTCCATTCCACCACATGTTCGTGACTCGCGTGACTCGCGTGGCAGGAGACTGAGCGAGCCTGTTGCCGGTGATGACTTTGGTACCTTCTCTTACAGGAATCTTCCAATGCTCGAGAAGGCCAATAAGGACCAGATCAAAAAACTAGCATTGCAGGCTCAACAACGTCAATCCACCTCGGGCGCCCCGGGTCAACCTCAATCTGAAGGGCCAACGCCGCCACCGActcagcaacagcagccgCAACAGCAGCCGCAACAGCCCATACCAGCACAACAGCCGCAGGCAACTCCACAATCCCCGtctgcgactgcgactgcgactgcgCCTTCTCTGGAAGGAAGTCCATTACCGATGCAATTGCAGCGGACTATGTCGCAAAATAAGGGCAACCGACCGTCTTCTCCGTCCAACATGAGCCAAGCCAACTCGTCGCCCAGCCGTCCGTCGCAACCCTCCTCGCCACTTTTTGTTCAGTTTAGCACAGGCCAGAACAATCATGAGCGTAGGAAGACATCGGGTTCCTCGTCTGCTAATTCGCAACAGTCGAGTGGGACATTTGCAACAGGAAGTGCAATGCCATCGACAGGGTCGTCACCCATCAagtctggtcgaatggggACGCACTCCCCTGACAAGACGCCATCCGCCCCGCCGCGTCAGAATCGAGTTTCCACCCGGGCAAGATCTCAGACTGTGGGCTCACAGGATGGAAGTGAATTGTCCTCGTCTCTTGCGAAAGAGTCCTACGTTGCAGGTCACACTAAACGCCGGAGCCAGTTATTCGACGCGTCTCCATCGTCGTCGGACAATGAGAACCCCCACAAAGCGCTACTTAAGGTTCAGCGACGTCGCCAAAGCTCCCGCCGTCTTTCTCAGATCAATCTTCTCGACGGTCCCTTCTTCCGTCCGTTGGATGTGCTCATTTGCGAGGACCACCCTGTTTCCAGAATCGTCATGGAACGATTGTTCGAAAAGCTTCGTTGTCGAACGATTACCGCAAGGAACGGTGCGGAGGCTACGAGCTACGCTCTTAGTGAAGTGCAATTCGATATCATCATGACAGAGTACAAACTGCCTCAGCTGAATGGGGCGGACTTTGCGCGCATGGTCCGCGAGACGCGAAGTGCTAATCGCCATACCCCAATCATTGCTGTCACCGGCTATCTCAAGGACTTGCCAGAAACGCACCACTTCGATTCGCTGATCGAAAAGCCTCCTACTCTGCCCAAGCTTACCGAAGCGCTCTGCCAGTTCTGTCAATGGAAGCCTCCGCCTAAGGATTACAACCCTTCTCAACCGTTGTCGTTGCCGACTGTTCCTCCCCGCCATCTTGCTCATTACCGTGAAGACAGTCCAAGTTCGACCACGTCTTCTGGATTTGCCCATGTGCCTCCAAGTTCATATCAAGGGTCAAGCCGCGAAGACTCTATTAGCAGCTATGGTGATACGGAGTCTGTTAAAACTGACGATGTTCCTGTTATCATCAGTCGCCAAGCCGACGAATGGACTCAGACCCAAGGTGGTCTAGGGATTTCCGATGATGCGTCTACTGATCCCCAATCACCATCACACACTGCGCCGGTGCCACATTTGCTCCACTCTACGTCGGCCCCGGGTGTCATGAGTGGGTCGGGTACTGTCACGCCTCGGAAGCAGCGATCCAGCGAGTCCATCCAAGCGAAGCGGAAGTCGTTGGAGAATAAGCGGTACGAATGCGCAGAGTCTGGggacgatgaggacgaggagctTGGAAACACTCCATCTCGGACGCGCAGCCCGCAGGGCAGGGGCAATCGACCTGGCTCCAAATTGGGAATCGAGATGATGCGAACGAACAGCCGGGGCAGTGTTGTTAGTGGCAGCGAAGAGCTACTCCAGAAGGAGCGGGAGTCATTGCGGAGAAGCCAGAGTCGGGGTTCTGACGAGGTCTGTGAAATCGACGAGGAACCCTTTGACGAAGAGAAAGAATTGGAAAGCGAGCTGAACCAGCTTCGCATTTCGGAAGACGGCGAAGTCAGTCCACGACATAGCCCATCACCAGAGGCGAGATCTCGACGGCAGTCGCTTTCTGAGCAGAGCACCGAAATCGACTCCCTTACGCAAAGAAGTCGATCGGGGACTTTAATCAACCGACAAGGTCAGATAACGCCTCCTATCGTGTTCGAgcaggatgaggatgacttGAATGCTTCTATGGCTGTGCCTGACACACCGATTATTAAGACGACGGAAGCACCCGAGGCAGAGTCAGAGATGGAGGGATTGAGTCAGACCCCTGATTCAGACGCGACGCCTCGACCGCTGCATACGCCTACACTCAATCCGGACCCAGTGACACCTCGCAAACCTTAG